In one Terriglobia bacterium genomic region, the following are encoded:
- a CDS encoding ABC transporter substrate-binding protein — protein MRAKTSAVLLTVTFLSLAVLIGCQNKGGGNTVKIGVITSLTGSQAAFGQAHKNGYAIALEELNAKGGINGKKIELDFYDDQSKPDQAVQGVNKLVDQDHVPIILGSYSSESTRAIVPVVTAKQVPLIIPTAVADNIMQTGSQWIFRLCAGSGDYAKATLDFLKNNGNPKTIAIVYENTNFGQANFNSMDKAAPADGMKVVDTEAYQTSSPDYKSLLQRVKSKNPEVVYFASYLLDATTLMRQSEQGTFNPKYYTSAGTGFAVADFPTDKGAGKYANYTFSVAQWLPSAKWAGSKEFDDKFFQLTKTHPSFHALEAYIALMVATEAMKKNMTSPTAIRDEVRKTDMPITPFGSIKFDATGQNAHPTLVTQVQDQHYMVVWPPDAAEAKPIYPTPTWSQRKKSGEL, from the coding sequence ATGCGCGCCAAGACGTCTGCTGTGCTTCTGACTGTCACCTTCCTGAGCCTCGCCGTGCTGATCGGCTGCCAGAACAAAGGCGGCGGCAACACCGTTAAAATCGGAGTCATCACCTCGCTCACCGGCAGCCAGGCCGCATTCGGCCAGGCGCACAAGAATGGCTACGCCATCGCGTTGGAAGAGTTGAACGCCAAGGGCGGAATCAACGGAAAGAAGATCGAGTTGGACTTCTACGACGACCAGAGCAAGCCCGACCAGGCGGTGCAGGGCGTCAACAAGCTGGTCGACCAGGATCACGTGCCCATTATCCTGGGATCGTATTCCTCCGAGAGCACGCGCGCCATCGTGCCGGTGGTGACCGCCAAGCAGGTGCCGCTGATCATTCCCACCGCGGTGGCGGACAACATCATGCAGACCGGGTCGCAGTGGATCTTCCGGCTGTGCGCCGGCTCCGGCGATTATGCCAAGGCGACGCTGGATTTCCTGAAGAACAACGGCAATCCCAAGACGATCGCCATCGTCTACGAGAACACCAACTTCGGCCAGGCGAATTTCAATTCCATGGACAAGGCCGCCCCGGCGGACGGCATGAAGGTCGTGGATACCGAGGCTTACCAGACCAGCTCCCCCGACTACAAGTCGCTGCTGCAACGGGTGAAGTCCAAGAATCCGGAGGTGGTGTATTTCGCCTCTTACCTGCTCGACGCAACCACGCTGATGCGGCAATCCGAGCAGGGAACCTTCAACCCGAAATACTACACCTCCGCCGGCACCGGTTTTGCGGTGGCCGATTTCCCGACGGACAAGGGCGCCGGCAAGTATGCCAACTACACCTTCTCGGTGGCGCAGTGGCTGCCCTCCGCCAAATGGGCGGGCTCGAAGGAATTCGACGACAAGTTTTTTCAGTTGACGAAAACCCATCCCTCATTCCACGCGCTGGAGGCCTACATCGCGCTGATGGTCGCGACCGAGGCAATGAAAAAGAACATGACATCGCCGACCGCGATCCGCGACGAGGTCCGCAAGACCGATATGCCTATCACGCCGTTCGGCTCCATTAAGTTCGACGCCACCGGACAGAACGCCCACCCGACCTTGGTGACTCAAGTCCAAGACCAGCACTATATGGTGGTTTGGCCTCCGGATGCGGCCGAAGCCAAGCCGATCTATCCGACCCCGACATGGAGCCAGCGCAAGAAGTCGGGCGAGCTGTGA
- a CDS encoding branched-chain amino acid ABC transporter permease, translated as MDWFFPFVQAVLNGILTGSLYALIAMGMALIFGVMRIVNFAHGAFLMLGMYATWVIFEYAHVNPYFGFLAAGLLLFAIGAAVYAGLVRHIPVQAEFMIILLTLGVSLISVDSILLIFGADYHQLNFPLLGKNFHLGSQISLNAPWLISFGIALLAAAGLYLFVMRTMFGRAARAIAQNPYSAPLMGINIHRVQAVTFGLGAAAAGIAGGLLLPVFYLYPDVGHLFNLKSFLMVVMGGMGSIEGAAAAGLVLGVVESLTSLYWGNEWALVVDFVIFILVLSFKPSGIFGSQRA; from the coding sequence GTGGACTGGTTCTTTCCTTTCGTCCAGGCCGTCCTGAACGGCATTTTGACGGGGTCGCTGTATGCGCTGATCGCCATGGGCATGGCGCTGATCTTCGGCGTCATGCGCATCGTGAACTTCGCTCACGGCGCATTCCTCATGCTCGGCATGTACGCCACCTGGGTGATCTTCGAGTACGCCCACGTCAACCCGTATTTCGGTTTCCTGGCCGCCGGGCTGCTCTTGTTCGCCATCGGCGCCGCGGTCTATGCCGGGCTGGTGCGGCACATTCCGGTGCAGGCCGAGTTCATGATCATCCTGCTAACTCTGGGCGTGTCGCTGATTTCGGTCGACTCCATCCTGCTCATCTTCGGCGCCGATTATCATCAGCTCAACTTCCCGCTTCTCGGCAAGAACTTCCACCTGGGATCGCAGATTTCGCTCAATGCTCCCTGGCTGATCTCGTTCGGCATCGCGCTGCTGGCGGCCGCCGGGCTGTACCTCTTCGTCATGCGTACCATGTTCGGGCGGGCGGCGCGCGCCATCGCCCAAAACCCCTATTCGGCGCCGCTGATGGGTATCAACATCCACCGCGTGCAGGCGGTCACGTTCGGCTTGGGTGCAGCGGCGGCCGGGATTGCCGGTGGACTGCTGTTGCCGGTCTTTTATCTTTATCCCGACGTCGGACACCTGTTTAACCTGAAGTCGTTCCTCATGGTGGTGATGGGTGGCATGGGCTCGATTGAGGGCGCGGCCGCCGCCGGACTGGTGCTTGGCGTCGTCGAGAGCCTCACCAGCCTCTACTGGGGCAACGAGTGGGCTCTGGTGGTGGACTTCGTCATCTTCATTTTGGTGCTGTCGTTCAAACCCAGCGGAATTTTCGGGAGCCAGCGCGCATGA